The proteins below come from a single Necator americanus strain Aroian chromosome V, whole genome shotgun sequence genomic window:
- a CDS encoding hypothetical protein (NECATOR_CHRV.G20661.T2) — protein sequence MHTARIQNLVKKLQRGTSTENVYINSRYSGRIFVAEQEEVNRICEEYNKVEDKYGLFERMFIQLFLEEEIELSVHFGLDNLEEDSLRKDQRFRTHVGKFQRFLTGILEMLSKVLMLIIIKLLLLLLLLLLLLLLLLLLLLLLLLLLLLLLLLLLLLLLLLLLLLLLLLRLYDY from the exons ATGCACACTGCAAGAATCCAGAATTTAGTAAAGAAATTACAACGTGGAACAAGCACCGAAAATGTCTATATTAACAGCAG atatTCGGGTCGAATATTCGTAGCCGAGCAGGAGGAGGTGAATCGGATATGTGAAGAATACAATAAAGTCGAGGACAAATACGGACTATTCGAACGAATGTTCATTCAACTTTTTCTA GAGGAAGAGATTGAACTGTCCGTACATTTTGGCCTTGATAATCTCGAAGAAGACAGTCTTCGAAAGGATCAACGTTTTCGGACTCATGTGGGAAAATTTCAACGATTTTTAACGGGGATTCTAGAAATGCTATCGAAAG tattaatgttaattattataaaattattactattattattattattattattattattattattattattattattattattattattattattattattattattattattattattattattattattattattattattattattattattattattattattaagattatatgattattga